From Burkholderia savannae, a single genomic window includes:
- a CDS encoding MFS transporter: MEPILHVPGSPAAPTPAITPAPAPIAAPGSAAPPRAHRSTAWRALATASATCSLIVLDTNVVAVSLPSIARTFHASFADIEWVVSAYMTAFAACLLPAGGLADRAGRKRVLLAGLAVFFVASLGCGLAPSAVFLNVARAVKGVGAAMVLTSALAVIANRFPDGRDRARAWAIWGMCMGIATTIAPLVGGAIAQWIGWRWIFLLNLPVCIALAVAVRATIDESRDPHAKRIDVPGSVLFGSALAIGIWALIDAPSLGWSAPGTLARFAASAALVVAFVGVERWQRRPMIDLALFGEPRFVGALLAMFGYAACAQVMMTFLPLYLQIGFGMSAIDAGLGMLPFALAMVVGPSLGAALSARAPAATVLGCGLALIGIGNFATAAFAGASHYGLVALGMLITGCGAGILNGDTQKAIMACVPPERTGMASGISTTTRFSAIVTSVGVLGAVLAARTHAALAERVAHTPDLLGALDARFMSSLLAGDLAQALRSLSPHAGAALARIAPSGFASGFSVALCVSGAFALAAAVAVRLLVGATPKRAA, encoded by the coding sequence ATGGAGCCCATCCTTCATGTGCCGGGGTCGCCCGCCGCACCCACGCCCGCGATCACGCCCGCCCCCGCGCCCATTGCCGCGCCGGGCTCCGCCGCGCCCCCGCGCGCGCACCGCAGCACCGCCTGGCGCGCGCTCGCGACCGCCTCCGCGACCTGCTCGCTGATCGTGCTCGACACCAACGTCGTCGCGGTGTCGCTGCCGTCGATCGCCCGCACGTTCCACGCGAGCTTCGCGGACATCGAATGGGTGGTGAGCGCGTACATGACCGCGTTCGCCGCGTGCCTGCTGCCGGCGGGCGGCCTCGCCGACCGCGCGGGCCGCAAGCGCGTGCTGCTCGCCGGGCTCGCGGTGTTCTTCGTCGCGTCGCTCGGCTGCGGGCTCGCGCCGTCGGCCGTGTTCCTCAACGTCGCGCGCGCGGTCAAGGGCGTCGGCGCCGCGATGGTGCTCACGTCGGCGCTCGCCGTGATCGCCAACCGCTTCCCCGACGGCCGCGACCGCGCGCGCGCATGGGCGATCTGGGGGATGTGCATGGGGATCGCGACGACGATCGCGCCGCTCGTCGGCGGCGCGATCGCGCAATGGATCGGGTGGCGCTGGATCTTCCTGCTGAACCTGCCGGTGTGCATCGCGCTCGCCGTGGCGGTTCGCGCGACGATCGACGAATCGCGCGACCCGCACGCGAAGCGCATCGACGTGCCGGGCAGCGTGCTGTTCGGCTCGGCGCTCGCGATCGGCATCTGGGCGCTGATCGACGCGCCGTCGCTCGGCTGGTCGGCGCCCGGCACGCTCGCGCGCTTCGCGGCGAGCGCGGCGCTCGTGGTGGCGTTCGTCGGCGTCGAGCGCTGGCAGCGGCGCCCGATGATCGACCTCGCGCTGTTCGGCGAACCGCGCTTCGTCGGCGCGCTGCTCGCGATGTTCGGCTACGCGGCGTGCGCGCAGGTGATGATGACGTTCCTGCCGCTCTATCTGCAGATCGGCTTCGGGATGTCCGCGATCGACGCGGGGCTCGGCATGCTGCCGTTCGCGCTCGCGATGGTCGTCGGGCCGTCGCTCGGCGCGGCGCTGTCGGCGCGCGCGCCGGCCGCGACCGTGCTCGGCTGCGGGCTCGCGCTGATCGGCATCGGGAATTTCGCGACCGCGGCGTTCGCGGGCGCGTCGCATTACGGCCTCGTCGCGCTCGGCATGCTGATCACCGGATGCGGCGCGGGCATCCTGAACGGCGACACGCAAAAGGCGATCATGGCGTGCGTGCCGCCGGAGCGGACCGGGATGGCGTCGGGCATCAGCACCACGACGCGCTTTTCCGCGATCGTGACGTCGGTCGGCGTGCTCGGCGCCGTGCTCGCCGCGCGGACCCACGCGGCGCTCGCCGAACGCGTCGCGCACACGCCGGACCTGCTCGGCGCGCTCGACGCGCGCTTCATGTCGAGCCTGCTCGCGGGCGACCTCGCGCAGGCGTTACGCAGCCTCTCGCCGCATGCCGGCGCGGCGCTCGCGCGGATCGCGCCGTCCGGCTTCGCGAGCGGCTTTTCGGTCGCGCTGTGCGTGAGCGGCGCATTCGCGCTCGCGGCGGCCGTCGCGGTGCGGCTGCTCGTCGGCGCGACGCCGAAGCGGGCCGCGTGA
- a CDS encoding LysR family transcriptional regulator, whose translation MDRLELRHVRAFLCVARHLHFARAADELDIAPPALTRLIQDAERLLGVRLFHRTRRSVALSAAGAVYVGQAEAALAHLARGRELAALAERGEIGRIEVGYVSSAAYSGVLQRTIGAFRDAHAGISVDVREVSMGAVAAQLDAGTLDVAYVRPPLPLPDGVLTHTVHRDVFVAALPAHSPLAAGESIRPAALAGERFVVPEQALGTLEVARRGRFEPIVAARPGALVAVLAYVSVSGFVAVVPQALVGCVSLPGVAYRPIVGKPIPSEVALAYRKHEKAPAVRAFVRYVRQATL comes from the coding sequence ATGGATCGCCTCGAACTGCGTCACGTCCGCGCATTTCTCTGCGTCGCCCGGCATTTGCACTTCGCCCGCGCGGCGGACGAGCTCGACATCGCGCCGCCCGCGCTGACGCGGCTCATCCAGGACGCGGAGCGGCTGCTCGGCGTGCGGCTGTTTCATCGCACGCGGCGCTCGGTCGCGCTGAGCGCGGCGGGCGCCGTGTACGTCGGTCAGGCCGAGGCGGCGCTCGCGCATCTCGCGCGCGGCCGGGAGCTGGCGGCGCTCGCCGAGCGCGGCGAGATCGGGCGGATCGAGGTCGGGTACGTGTCGTCGGCGGCGTACTCGGGCGTGCTGCAACGCACGATCGGCGCGTTTCGCGACGCGCATGCGGGCATCAGCGTGGACGTGCGGGAGGTCTCGATGGGCGCCGTCGCCGCGCAACTCGACGCGGGCACGCTCGACGTCGCGTACGTGCGTCCGCCGCTGCCGTTGCCGGACGGCGTGCTGACGCACACCGTGCATCGCGACGTGTTCGTCGCGGCGTTGCCCGCGCATTCGCCGCTCGCGGCGGGCGAATCGATCCGGCCGGCCGCGCTCGCGGGCGAGCGCTTCGTCGTGCCCGAGCAGGCGCTTGGCACGCTCGAAGTCGCGCGCCGCGGGCGTTTCGAGCCGATCGTCGCTGCGCGGCCGGGCGCGCTTGTCGCGGTGTTGGCGTACGTGTCGGTCAGCGGATTCGTCGCGGTCGTGCCGCAGGCGCTCGTCGGCTGCGTCTCGCTGCCGGGCGTCGCGTATCGGCCGATCGTGGGCAAGCCGATTCCGTCGGAAGTCGCGCTCGCGTACCGGAAGCACGAGAAGGCGCCTGCCGTGCGCGCGTTCGTGCGGTACGTGCGGCAGGCGACGCTTTAG
- a CDS encoding methyl-accepting chemotaxis protein codes for MFSKIKLASGLLGVLVVFCLFLIAVEGLGFWSLSASRSNVDDLSNVAIKQVDAATVATQHMLDARTNLSRASTRMVKGDPMPTETLQHVRDQLTLADRAFADFTAAPTISAENTERAAALTDRYRKYHAALVDLVRFLETNNMQAFFDQPTQEIQDTYLGELRTFSDFSGRTSQHALGMIDTGMRWFETVGVVLLVLMLACIAGIYVVARRAVVAPLAQACVHFDQMARGRLDEKVTPHGVHEIERLLRGLADMQASVAGTVRTVRNASNAIHLGAAEIASGNADLSARTSSQAASLEETAASMEELTATVRQNSDSARAASALADDALQTTKNGGAIVDDVIDKMHAIAHSSGRIAEIIAVIDGIAFQTNILALNAAVEAARAGEEGRGFAVVAGEVRSLAQRSAQSAKEIKALIEESVAQIDGGSELVERAGEAMRSVSASIGRVVQTMTEITAASIEQSAGIEQVNQAVTQMEQLTQQNAALVEEVAAAAGSLNEQTEQLQRSVSVFELGDARGRRPAGAATRADAAEPRLAGA; via the coding sequence ATGTTCAGCAAAATCAAGCTCGCATCCGGGCTGCTCGGCGTGCTCGTCGTGTTCTGCCTGTTTCTGATCGCGGTCGAGGGGCTCGGCTTCTGGTCGCTGTCCGCGTCGCGCAGCAACGTCGACGATTTGTCCAACGTCGCGATCAAGCAGGTCGATGCCGCGACCGTCGCGACCCAGCACATGCTCGACGCCCGCACCAACCTGTCCCGCGCCAGCACGCGGATGGTGAAGGGCGATCCGATGCCCACCGAGACGCTCCAGCACGTGCGCGACCAGCTCACGCTCGCCGATCGCGCGTTCGCCGACTTCACCGCCGCGCCGACGATCAGCGCCGAGAACACCGAGCGCGCGGCGGCGCTCACCGACCGCTACCGCAAGTACCACGCGGCGCTCGTCGATCTCGTGCGGTTCCTCGAAACCAACAACATGCAGGCGTTCTTCGACCAGCCGACGCAGGAGATCCAGGACACCTATCTCGGCGAACTGCGCACGTTCTCGGACTTCAGCGGCCGGACGAGCCAGCACGCGCTCGGCATGATCGACACCGGGATGCGCTGGTTCGAGACCGTCGGCGTGGTGCTGCTCGTGCTGATGCTCGCGTGCATCGCCGGGATCTACGTCGTCGCGCGGCGCGCGGTGGTCGCGCCGCTCGCGCAGGCGTGCGTGCACTTCGACCAGATGGCGCGCGGCCGTCTCGACGAGAAGGTGACGCCGCACGGCGTCCATGAAATCGAGCGCCTGCTGCGCGGGCTCGCCGACATGCAGGCGAGCGTCGCGGGGACCGTGCGCACCGTGCGCAACGCGTCGAACGCGATCCACCTCGGCGCGGCCGAGATCGCGAGCGGCAACGCGGATCTGTCCGCGCGCACGTCGAGCCAGGCCGCGTCGCTCGAGGAAACGGCGGCGAGCATGGAGGAGCTGACCGCAACCGTGCGGCAGAACAGCGACAGCGCGCGCGCGGCGAGCGCGCTCGCCGACGATGCGTTGCAGACGACGAAGAACGGCGGCGCGATCGTCGACGACGTGATCGACAAGATGCACGCGATCGCGCACAGCTCGGGCCGGATCGCCGAGATCATCGCGGTGATCGACGGCATCGCGTTCCAGACCAACATTCTCGCGTTGAACGCGGCCGTCGAGGCGGCGCGCGCGGGTGAGGAAGGGCGCGGCTTCGCAGTGGTCGCGGGCGAGGTGCGCTCGCTCGCGCAGCGCAGCGCGCAGTCGGCGAAGGAGATCAAGGCGCTGATCGAGGAATCGGTCGCGCAGATCGACGGCGGCTCCGAACTCGTCGAGCGGGCGGGCGAGGCGATGCGCTCGGTGTCGGCGTCGATCGGGCGGGTCGTGCAGACGATGACCGAGATCACGGCTGCATCGATCGAGCAGAGCGCGGGGATCGAGCAGGTGAATCAGGCCGTCACGCAGATGGAGCAGTTGACGCAGCAGAACGCGGCGCTTGTCGAGGAAGTCGCGGCGGCGGCCGGGTCGCTGAACGAGCAGACCGAGCAGTTGCAGCGGTCGGTTTCGGTGTTCGAGCTGGGCGACGCGCGCGGACGCCGGCCGGCCGGCGCCGCGACGCGCGCCGATGCGGCCGAGCCGCGGCTCGCGGGCGCGTAG
- a CDS encoding DUF1842 domain-containing protein — protein sequence MSEDLRVGLFPVRYIVGTGLPGAPQLVLNLVVDTVDHSVVGTATISQAVNPPLNFRADVWGTYVFRLGPPPRRDGRGAIVQISLQGNQGGPHSNSMITFFGELLLKGDGKTGVASYRYYSNGTWHEVENVPVKADPEVVPLEPGPVIRESSRTPYGPVPLYGVTIQYAAASGDLAHMKTLAAYARQQLESRDDIASALGALKAEIAKLESRQ from the coding sequence ATGTCCGAAGATCTTCGTGTCGGTTTGTTTCCGGTTCGCTACATCGTCGGCACCGGGCTGCCCGGCGCGCCGCAGCTCGTGCTCAATCTGGTGGTCGACACGGTCGACCATAGCGTCGTCGGCACCGCGACGATCTCGCAGGCCGTGAATCCGCCGCTCAACTTCCGCGCGGACGTCTGGGGCACCTACGTGTTCCGGCTCGGCCCGCCGCCGCGTCGCGACGGCCGCGGCGCGATCGTGCAGATCTCGCTGCAGGGCAACCAGGGCGGGCCGCACTCGAATTCGATGATCACGTTCTTCGGCGAGCTGCTGCTCAAGGGCGACGGCAAGACGGGCGTCGCGTCGTATCGCTATTACTCGAACGGCACCTGGCACGAAGTCGAGAACGTACCGGTCAAGGCCGATCCGGAAGTCGTGCCGCTCGAGCCCGGCCCGGTCATTCGCGAATCGTCGCGCACCCCTTACGGGCCGGTGCCGCTGTACGGGGTGACGATCCAGTATGCGGCCGCGTCCGGCGATCTCGCGCACATGAAGACGCTCGCCGCCTACGCGCGCCAGCAGCTGGAAAGCCGCGACGACATCGCGTCCGCGCTCGGCGCGCTGAAGGCGGAAATCGCCAAGCTCGAAAGCCGGCAGTGA
- a CDS encoding AGE family epimerase/isomerase: protein MSAPVSASGQAAQLRRHFAQVVLPLWRGPGFNQALQLPFEAVAPDTHAPLPVTRYRAMACARQLFVFSHAGDAEHAHALFAALCRHFRDPRHDGWFFSVDAQGAPLDRTKDLYTHAFVVFACAEYFAAFGNRDAREVAQRTAALIGERFAPAPGSALLDSARGEDFAATAGGPLQNPLMHLTEGWLAASRAFGDAAFDDALLRTAQAVERTFVDPHTGCVAELPLGSADNRFEPGHQFEWFYLVNAAGARLAATGLPDALARAYAFAQRHGVDPGTGGVRAATDEHGACIDGTQRIWAQTEYLRALATHGGEPDALARQIARFAERFLHPRGWYECKTAQGDVSRADMPSTTPYHLATAYASLPADA, encoded by the coding sequence ATGTCCGCACCCGTCTCCGCTTCCGGCCAGGCCGCTCAGTTGCGCCGCCACTTCGCGCAAGTCGTCTTGCCGCTCTGGCGCGGGCCCGGCTTCAACCAGGCGCTGCAACTGCCGTTCGAGGCCGTCGCGCCGGACACGCACGCGCCGCTGCCCGTCACCCGCTATCGCGCGATGGCGTGCGCGCGTCAATTGTTCGTGTTCTCGCACGCGGGCGACGCCGAGCACGCGCACGCGCTCTTCGCCGCATTGTGCCGCCACTTTCGCGATCCTCGCCACGACGGCTGGTTTTTCAGCGTCGACGCGCAGGGCGCGCCGCTCGATCGCACCAAGGATCTGTATACGCACGCGTTCGTCGTGTTCGCGTGCGCCGAGTACTTCGCGGCGTTCGGCAATCGCGACGCGCGCGAGGTCGCGCAGCGCACGGCGGCGCTGATCGGCGAGCGCTTCGCGCCGGCGCCCGGCAGCGCGCTGCTCGATTCGGCACGCGGCGAGGACTTCGCCGCGACGGCAGGCGGCCCGCTGCAGAATCCGCTGATGCATCTGACGGAAGGCTGGCTCGCCGCGAGCCGCGCGTTCGGCGACGCCGCGTTCGACGACGCGCTGCTGCGCACCGCGCAGGCGGTCGAGCGCACGTTCGTCGATCCGCATACCGGCTGCGTCGCGGAGCTCCCGCTCGGCAGCGCCGACAATCGCTTCGAGCCCGGCCATCAGTTCGAATGGTTCTATCTCGTCAACGCGGCGGGCGCGCGGCTCGCGGCGACGGGCCTGCCCGACGCGCTCGCGCGTGCGTACGCGTTCGCGCAGCGGCACGGCGTCGATCCGGGCACGGGCGGCGTCCGCGCGGCGACCGACGAGCACGGCGCATGCATCGACGGCACGCAGCGCATCTGGGCGCAGACCGAATATCTGCGCGCGCTCGCGACGCACGGCGGCGAGCCGGACGCGCTCGCCCGTCAGATCGCCCGCTTCGCCGAGCGATTCCTGCATCCGCGCGGCTGGTACGAGTGCAAGACCGCGCAGGGCGACGTGTCGCGCGCGGACATGCCGTCGACGACGCCGTATCACCTCGCGACCGCGTACGCATCGCTGCCTGCGGATGCTTGA
- a CDS encoding DUF1843 domain-containing protein, translated as MSQAHGHPITPYGVAIHQAIAGGDLTQMKSLRKQAQTLLSEQGNLATALELLEIEIAKLEQRK; from the coding sequence ATGAGTCAAGCACACGGTCATCCGATCACGCCGTATGGCGTGGCGATCCATCAGGCGATCGCCGGCGGCGATCTCACGCAGATGAAGTCGCTGCGCAAGCAGGCACAGACGCTGCTGAGCGAACAGGGCAACCTGGCCACGGCGCTCGAGCTGCTCGAGATCGAAATCGCCAAGCTCGAACAACGGAAGTAG
- a CDS encoding GDL motif peptide-associated radical SAM/SPASM maturase, with translation MSTLDARPARYLVDRDYQRFVPVHAVWEITLACDLKCLHCGSRAGRRRTNELSTAECLEVIDALARLGTREVSMIGGEAYLRKDWTQLIRAIRSHGMYCAIQTGGRNLTPKRLAQAVEAGLNGVGVSLDGLAPLHDKVRNVPGAFDRAVDTLRRARDAGLAVSVNTQIGAQTMADLPALMDTIIELGATHWQIQLTVAMGNAVDNDELLLQPYRLAELMPLLAKLYTDGLSRGLLMNVGNNIGYYGPYEHLWRGFGDERVHWSGCAAGQTVIALEADGTVKGCPSLATVGFSGGNVRDLSLEDIWRTSEGIHFGRLRSVDDLWGFCRSCYYADVCRGGCTWTSHSLLGKPGNNPYCHYRVLELRKQGLRERIAKVQDAGPASFAVGRFDLVTERIEDGEPVSSIVRSGQVIELAWKNRGKRSPDVGRVPPRLKLCRNCDGYVYPSERTCPHCGSDIEAAARAYEQETQRRHALMQDLERLLGLPAST, from the coding sequence ATGAGCACACTGGACGCGCGCCCGGCCCGCTACCTGGTCGACCGCGACTATCAACGCTTCGTCCCGGTTCATGCCGTTTGGGAAATCACGCTCGCCTGCGATCTCAAATGCCTGCACTGCGGCTCGCGGGCCGGCCGCCGGCGGACGAACGAGCTGAGCACCGCCGAATGCCTCGAGGTGATCGACGCGCTCGCGCGGCTCGGCACGCGCGAGGTGTCGATGATCGGCGGCGAGGCGTATCTGCGCAAGGACTGGACGCAGCTGATCCGCGCGATCCGCTCGCACGGCATGTATTGCGCGATCCAGACGGGCGGCCGCAACCTGACGCCGAAGCGCCTCGCGCAAGCGGTCGAGGCCGGCCTGAACGGCGTGGGCGTGTCGCTCGACGGGCTCGCGCCGCTGCACGACAAGGTGCGCAACGTGCCGGGCGCGTTCGATCGCGCCGTCGACACGCTGCGCCGCGCGCGCGACGCGGGCCTCGCGGTGAGCGTCAACACGCAGATCGGCGCGCAGACGATGGCGGACCTGCCCGCGCTGATGGACACGATCATCGAGCTCGGCGCGACGCACTGGCAGATTCAGTTGACGGTCGCGATGGGCAACGCGGTCGACAACGACGAACTGCTGCTGCAGCCGTACCGGCTGGCCGAACTGATGCCGCTCCTCGCGAAGCTGTATACGGACGGCCTGAGCCGGGGCCTGCTGATGAACGTCGGCAACAACATCGGCTATTACGGCCCCTACGAGCATCTGTGGCGCGGCTTCGGCGACGAGCGCGTGCACTGGAGCGGCTGCGCGGCCGGCCAGACCGTGATCGCGCTCGAAGCGGACGGCACCGTGAAGGGATGCCCGTCGCTCGCGACGGTCGGCTTCTCGGGCGGCAACGTGCGCGACCTGTCGCTCGAGGACATCTGGCGCACGAGCGAAGGCATCCATTTCGGCCGGTTGCGCTCGGTCGACGATCTGTGGGGCTTTTGCCGCAGTTGCTATTACGCGGACGTGTGCCGCGGCGGATGCACGTGGACGTCGCATTCGCTGCTCGGCAAGCCGGGCAACAATCCGTACTGCCACTATCGCGTGCTCGAGCTGCGGAAACAGGGCCTGCGCGAGCGGATCGCGAAGGTGCAGGACGCGGGCCCGGCGTCGTTCGCGGTGGGCCGCTTCGATCTCGTGACCGAGCGCATCGAAGACGGCGAGCCAGTGTCGAGCATCGTCCGCTCGGGGCAGGTGATCGAGCTCGCGTGGAAGAACAGGGGCAAGCGCTCGCCGGACGTCGGGCGCGTGCCGCCGAGGCTGAAGCTGTGCCGCAACTGCGACGGCTACGTGTACCCGAGCGAGCGCACCTGCCCGCATTGCGGCAGCGACATCGAAGCGGCCGCGCGAGCCTACGAGCAGGAGACGCAGCGCCGGCACGCGCTGATGCAGGATCTGGAGCGCCTGCTGGGCCTGCCGGCGTCGACGTAG
- a CDS encoding MgtC/SapB family protein: MLNNVELIMRLILAAALGSVIGIERERLSWAAGLRTHMLVCVGSALIMIVSAFGFADVLGEAHVDLDPSRMAAQVVSGIGFLGAGSILLRGEIVRGLTTAASLWSVAAVGLAVGGGLYVAAIAATIIILVILAGIKPLERRYLTVRQRRHLVLLVERGTLTFDSLHAALGVDSARVKRFIVQQSEDAADSDEVTIALSRVSDGEYESMCARLRQLPGVRGFTEQKSGLPDD; encoded by the coding sequence ATGCTGAACAACGTCGAACTCATCATGCGGCTGATTCTCGCGGCGGCGCTCGGCAGCGTCATCGGCATCGAGCGCGAGCGACTTTCGTGGGCGGCGGGGCTGCGCACGCACATGCTCGTGTGCGTCGGCTCGGCGCTCATCATGATCGTGTCGGCGTTCGGTTTCGCCGACGTGCTGGGCGAGGCGCACGTCGATCTCGATCCGTCCCGGATGGCCGCGCAGGTCGTCTCGGGGATCGGCTTTCTCGGCGCGGGGTCGATCCTGCTGCGCGGCGAGATCGTCCGCGGGCTGACGACGGCGGCGAGCCTGTGGTCGGTCGCGGCCGTCGGGCTCGCGGTGGGCGGTGGACTGTACGTGGCGGCGATCGCGGCGACCATCATCATTCTCGTGATCCTCGCCGGCATCAAGCCGCTCGAGCGGCGCTACCTGACCGTGCGCCAGCGCCGTCATCTCGTGCTGCTGGTCGAGCGCGGCACGCTGACGTTCGATTCGCTGCACGCGGCGCTCGGCGTCGACAGCGCGCGCGTCAAGCGCTTCATCGTCCAGCAGAGCGAGGATGCGGCGGACAGCGACGAAGTGACGATCGCGCTTAGCCGCGTATCGGACGGCGAATACGAGAGCATGTGCGCGCGGCTGCGGCAATTGCCGGGCGTGAGGGGCTTCACCGAGCAGAAGAGCGGCTTGCCGGACGATTGA
- a CDS encoding DUF1842 domain-containing protein translates to MATTGLFPVQLRVATPNLGAPVLWLYLLVNEVEKIVSGFARITQPIYPPLHFRARVTGQFHLMRIDPLSPPMIALSVTGSPSGPVAPQVVILEFNGLLTEDWQSGTANYRYLHEGRWHSIEHAIVSKDNSLIPLDPPHEHVGVLYGVSLQEARASGDLSRMKGLAQQAEQQLADHDAIAAELDKLEAEISRLEARR, encoded by the coding sequence ATGGCTACTACCGGTCTGTTTCCCGTCCAACTTCGCGTCGCGACGCCCAATCTCGGCGCGCCGGTCCTCTGGTTGTATCTGCTCGTCAACGAAGTCGAGAAGATCGTCTCGGGCTTCGCACGCATCACCCAGCCGATCTATCCGCCGCTGCATTTCCGCGCGCGCGTCACCGGGCAGTTCCATCTGATGAGGATCGACCCGCTGTCGCCGCCGATGATCGCGCTGAGCGTCACGGGCAGCCCGAGCGGTCCGGTCGCGCCGCAGGTGGTGATTCTGGAGTTCAACGGCTTGCTGACCGAGGACTGGCAGTCGGGTACGGCGAATTATCGCTACCTGCACGAAGGGCGCTGGCATTCGATCGAGCACGCGATCGTGTCGAAAGACAACTCGCTGATCCCGCTCGATCCGCCGCACGAGCACGTGGGCGTGCTGTACGGAGTCAGCCTGCAGGAAGCGCGGGCGTCCGGCGATCTGAGCCGGATGAAGGGGCTCGCGCAGCAGGCGGAGCAGCAACTCGCCGACCACGACGCGATCGCCGCCGAGCTCGACAAGCTCGAAGCGGAAATCTCGCGCCTGGAAGCGCGCCGCTGA